TCGCAGGAGACAGCGGCTTTTTGAAGAGCATGCAGAAATGCTCAACGTCACCGCTAACCGGCCAATCGATGGTCGCTACCGGGACAAATCCGGCCTGAGTCAGCTCTTGAGTGACAATCGACTTGGGAGCTCCGTGCCCGCCGCGGTTGGCGGGTACGCCAGGAGGAGGAGGTTCCCCGGGGCGCTGGGATGGCTCGAAATCAATGATCGCCAGCCTGCCTCCGGGTCGCATCGCCAGATAGAGAGAGCGATCCATATCCAGTGGGTCGGTTAGATGATGGTAGACGCGGCGCAGGAAGATCGCATCGCAAGAGTTGAGTGGCAAGCGCGTGCCGTTGTTTGCCCCGGCGATGACGACGACATTGTGGATTCCTGCCTTCTGTACGGCCTGGCGAATTTTGTCGAGTTTCTTCGGGTCAATCTCGGTTGAGTACACGGTACCGTTCGGGGCCACGCGCTTGGCGATCGAAATGGACAATTCGCCCGATCCGGCGCCCACATCGGCGACGGCAACACCCGGCTTGAGATCGAGTACCTGAATGAGACGATCGATTTCAGAAACCGCGGCCTGTGCCAGCGAGGAGAACGCCAAAAGGACGCTCGCCAAGAGGGCCACTGCGAACCGACAAAAGGAAGCTTTCCTTAGCAAGGGAGGCTGACTCAGGTTGTAAGTCCGGATTTCCTCCGATTAGACACCGAAAAGAGAACGAAACAACACAGCACATCGTCTCCGAACTGTCGCAGTACTTATATTGCTAGTATCGACAACCTTATTGACTAGTTCGTGTTATCAACACATCTCGAAACGACACATGCTCTTCCAAATTGACGAGTCGCGTCTCACTTTCAATCGACGACTAGGTTAAACGAGCCTTGTTTCGGATGTCTACCTCAAGGATGCGTAGGATGAAAGTGGCGTCCCCGAGACGTGTCGGGAGTTGTTGCGCCAGAGAACGAAAGCTGACTTTCAGGAAAGACGCTGACCACAGTCGATCGTCACGCGGAAAACAAGCCCGCATACTGCACGGTTTACCATGTTTCTGCGAATTTCGCCCGAACGCTGAAATCCGCCGTCCTTGCGGGAAGCGGCGAATGCTTCCCTGCGGTACCGCTCTTGACTAGGCTTGGGTGCGCTGCTGGAGACGGTAATAGGCGCCACCCT
This DNA window, taken from Candidatus Binataceae bacterium, encodes the following:
- a CDS encoding methyltransferase domain-containing protein, producing MAFSSLAQAAVSEIDRLIQVLDLKPGVAVADVGAGSGELSISIAKRVAPNGTVYSTEIDPKKLDKIRQAVQKAGIHNVVVIAGANNGTRLPLNSCDAIFLRRVYHHLTDPLDMDRSLYLAMRPGGRLAIIDFEPSQRPGEPPPPGVPANRGGHGAPKSIVTQELTQAGFVPVATIDWPVSGDVEHFCMLFKKPLSPATAAAPAPP